A window of Proteus columbae contains these coding sequences:
- a CDS encoding TetR/AcrR family transcriptional regulator, with protein sequence MGRQRTIDREKLLEAIFDIVMEQGAAALTIDTVAKKMGISKGGVQYCFSSKEAMIDAMFEHWEGSYETKFKEIVENDNSPENRVTAHIHATHNHDKVSFAKGASLMAALLQTPEYLQSTKEWYQQRLAGVDMTTEAGKRARLAFLATEGAFLLRYFGLMDIDDNEWQSIFEDIDSELLQQGKRQ encoded by the coding sequence ATGGGACGTCAAAGAACCATTGATAGAGAAAAACTGTTAGAAGCTATCTTCGACATTGTCATGGAGCAAGGAGCGGCAGCATTAACGATTGATACTGTTGCCAAAAAAATGGGGATCTCAAAAGGGGGCGTTCAATACTGTTTTAGCAGCAAAGAAGCAATGATTGATGCGATGTTTGAGCATTGGGAAGGAAGCTACGAAACTAAATTTAAAGAGATCGTTGAAAACGATAACTCACCTGAAAATCGAGTCACTGCACATATTCATGCCACTCATAATCATGACAAAGTCTCTTTTGCTAAAGGAGCGAGTTTGATGGCAGCATTGCTGCAAACGCCTGAATATCTACAAAGTACAAAAGAGTGGTATCAGCAACGATTAGCAGGTGTAGATATGACAACAGAAGCTGGAAAACGGGCAAGATTGGCATTTTTAGCGACAGAAGGCGCTTTTTTACTGCGCTATTTTGGATTAATGGATATTGATGATAACGAATGGCAATCTATCTTTGAAGATATTGATTCAGAGTTACTTCAGCAAGGGAAAAGGCAATAA